The following proteins are co-located in the Conyzicola lurida genome:
- a CDS encoding amino-acid N-acetyltransferase, translating into MSFSVRPARTSDVPFIQALVEPLVQQRILLGKDLVVFYEAVQEFRIAVDEHGTPVGCGALHVMWEDLAEVRTLAVDEAWLGRGVGRALLEQLERDALALGVHRLFCLTFEVPFFERNGFLPTGEGVVDPQVFAELARSSDEGVAEFLDLSRVKPNTLGNTRMLKILA; encoded by the coding sequence GTGAGTTTCTCCGTGCGCCCGGCCCGAACATCCGATGTTCCATTTATCCAGGCGCTCGTCGAACCCCTGGTGCAGCAGCGCATTCTGCTCGGTAAAGACCTCGTCGTGTTCTACGAGGCGGTGCAGGAGTTCCGCATCGCGGTCGACGAGCACGGCACGCCCGTCGGGTGCGGCGCGCTTCACGTGATGTGGGAAGACCTGGCGGAGGTGCGCACCCTCGCGGTCGACGAGGCCTGGTTGGGCCGCGGCGTCGGTCGCGCGCTGCTCGAACAGCTCGAACGCGACGCCCTCGCGCTCGGCGTGCACCGTCTGTTCTGCCTCACCTTCGAGGTGCCCTTCTTCGAGCGCAACGGTTTCCTGCCGACGGGTGAGGGAGTGGTCGACCCGCAGGTCTTTGCCGAGCTCGCCCGCTCCTCCGACGAGGGTGTCGCCGAGTTCCTCGACCTCTCCCGCGTCAAGCCGAATACCCTCGGCAACACGCGCATGCTCAAGATCCTCGCCTGA
- a CDS encoding SseB family protein — protein MAKKTTPRAPDFRSQPLEEALKAQDAAAVAFALRNDKVIVPLLPVEGPAQIRVFRRDDADKYMLLLFSSAATYVKMLPNETDHRVLAYDRATLREFLEVNIGVLEAVWFDVAGPHAMQAAPQDVLDALQLEAPAEDVN, from the coding sequence GTGGCTAAAAAGACAACTCCCCGCGCGCCCGACTTCCGCTCCCAGCCCCTCGAAGAGGCTTTGAAGGCTCAGGATGCCGCGGCCGTCGCGTTCGCTCTGCGCAACGACAAAGTCATCGTCCCGCTCCTCCCGGTCGAGGGCCCGGCCCAGATCCGCGTGTTCCGGCGCGACGACGCCGATAAGTACATGCTTCTGCTCTTCTCGTCGGCCGCGACCTACGTGAAGATGCTCCCCAACGAGACCGACCACCGGGTGCTCGCTTACGACCGTGCCACGCTGCGCGAGTTCCTCGAAGTGAACATCGGCGTGCTCGAAGCCGTGTGGTTCGACGTCGCCGGTCCGCACGCGATGCAGGCCGCGCCGCAGGACGTGCTCGACGCGCTGCAGCTCGAGGCGCCGGCCGAGGATGTCAACTAG
- a CDS encoding MFS transporter: protein MTKSPSSGSTHGPADDDGGLSARDRRRLTRVHSDRTIIATLAGTGLIAAFMQTLVTPIIPELPQLLDSVPSDTSWVLTSTLLAAAISTPISGRLGDMYGKRCIVLVLLTFMAVGSVVAALSDSVIPMIVGRSLQGIGLGVIALGISILRDVIHPKNLGGAVALVSATLGIGGAIGLPVAAVIAENFSWHYLFWLATLLSLVAIAAVAWVVPVSTLRTAGRFDFVGALGLGVGLIGILLGVSKGTEWGWASPGILGLLIGGVVVLVGWGFYELRSDHALIDLRVAARRPVLLTNLASISVGFAFFITSASLPILLQGATTTGVAFGLPLLLASLCLMPLGLVMFFTSPLAARLSGAKGPRTSLILGTAILAVTYGAAIFLTTEIWHVVLISLFVGLGVGTAYAAMPTLIMSAVPPSENAASNGLNSVMRTLGSTVAATVVGVILSTQAVVADGESIPTTGAFQLSFGIGAVVALVGMLIAFFIPRGNARFGNTASIPVQ from the coding sequence GTGACCAAGTCCCCCTCATCCGGCTCGACCCATGGACCCGCGGATGACGACGGTGGACTGTCGGCACGCGACCGCCGCCGTCTGACCCGCGTCCACAGCGACCGCACCATCATCGCGACGCTCGCCGGCACCGGTCTGATCGCCGCATTTATGCAGACGCTCGTGACCCCGATCATCCCCGAGCTGCCGCAGCTGCTCGACAGCGTGCCCTCCGACACCTCGTGGGTGCTCACGTCGACGCTGCTCGCCGCGGCAATCTCGACGCCGATCTCCGGCCGGCTCGGCGACATGTACGGCAAGCGCTGCATCGTCCTCGTGCTGCTGACCTTTATGGCCGTCGGCTCCGTCGTCGCCGCGCTCTCCGACTCGGTGATCCCGATGATCGTCGGCCGCTCGCTGCAGGGCATCGGCCTCGGCGTGATCGCGCTCGGAATCAGCATCCTCCGCGACGTCATCCATCCCAAGAACCTCGGCGGCGCGGTGGCGCTCGTCAGCGCCACCCTCGGCATCGGCGGCGCGATCGGGCTACCGGTCGCCGCGGTCATCGCGGAGAACTTCTCCTGGCACTACCTGTTCTGGCTCGCGACCCTGCTCAGCCTCGTCGCCATCGCCGCGGTGGCCTGGGTGGTGCCGGTCAGCACGCTGCGCACCGCGGGAAGGTTCGACTTCGTCGGCGCTCTCGGACTCGGTGTCGGACTCATCGGCATCCTGCTCGGCGTCTCGAAGGGCACCGAGTGGGGCTGGGCGAGCCCTGGCATCCTCGGACTGCTCATCGGCGGAGTCGTGGTGCTGGTCGGATGGGGCTTCTATGAGCTGCGCTCCGACCACGCGCTCATCGACCTCCGCGTCGCCGCCCGACGTCCGGTGCTGCTCACGAACCTCGCATCGATCTCGGTGGGCTTCGCGTTCTTCATCACCTCGGCGTCGTTGCCCATCCTGTTGCAGGGGGCGACGACCACCGGCGTCGCGTTCGGGCTGCCGCTGCTGCTCGCGAGCCTCTGCCTCATGCCGCTCGGCCTGGTGATGTTCTTCACCTCGCCGCTGGCCGCGCGGCTCTCCGGCGCGAAGGGCCCTCGCACCAGCCTGATCCTCGGCACCGCCATCCTCGCCGTCACCTACGGCGCCGCGATCTTCCTCACCACCGAGATCTGGCACGTCGTGCTGATCTCGCTGTTCGTCGGTCTCGGCGTCGGCACCGCATACGCCGCGATGCCGACGCTCATCATGAGCGCCGTGCCGCCGAGCGAGAACGCCGCGTCGAACGGCCTCAACTCGGTCATGCGCACACTTGGTTCTACGGTCGCCGCCACCGTGGTCGGCGTCATCCTGTCGACCCAGGCCGTCGTGGCGGACGGGGAGTCGATCCCGACGACCGGCGCGTTCCAACTGAGTTTCGGAATCGGTGCCGTCGTCGCGCTGGTCGGAATGCTCATCGCCTTCTTCATCCCGCGGGGTAACGCGCGATTCGGCAACACGGCGAGCATCCCGGTGCAGTAA